In one Maniola hyperantus chromosome 6, iAphHyp1.2, whole genome shotgun sequence genomic region, the following are encoded:
- the CCT2 gene encoding T-complex protein 1 subunit beta, with protein sequence MVSLNPIRILKNEAEEEKAEIARMSSFIGAIAIGDLVKSTLGPKGMDKILVSMGRNSGQVEVTNDGATILKSIGIDNPAAKILVDMSKVQDEEVGDGTTSVTVLAAELLREAEKLIEQKLHPQTIIAGWRISVEAAKYALAEASFDHQKNMNEAALRTDLENIARTTLSSKILSNHKEHFTKLAVDAVLRLKGSGNLKAIQIIKISGGLLEESFLDEGFLLNKKVGVHQPKRLENANILIANTPMDTDKIKVFGSTIKVDSMAKIAELEVAEKEKMKDKVNQILAHKCNVFINRQLIYNYPEQLFADAGVMAIEHADFDGIERLALVTGGEIVSTFDSPDKVKLGHCKLIEQVLIGDECLIRFSGVELGSACTIVIRGATQQVIDEAERSLHDALCVLAATVKEPKVIFGGGASEMLMADAVSKVAARTAGKEALATEAFAVALRRLPSAVADNAGYDSAELIARLRAHHAQGENTMGLDMDNGRVGDMKTLGITESYVVKRQVLLSAAEAAEMILRVDNILKAAPRRRGPDRRPC encoded by the exons ATG GTTTCACTCAACCCCATCAGGATTTTAAAGAATGAGGCCGAAGAAGAAAAGGCCGAGATAGCTCGGATGTCCAGTTTCATTGGAGCTATTGCTATCGGTGATCTTGTGAAAAGCACTCTTGGACCAAAAGGCATGGACAAAATATTAGTTTCTATGGGTAGAAATTCTGGACAG GTTGAAGTCACAAATGATGGTGCTACTATTCTAAAATCAATTGGCATTGACAACCCAGCTGCTAAGATCCTGGTAGATATGTCTAAGGTCCAGGATGAAGAAGTTGGTGATGGTACAACATCAGTTACAGTCTTAG CTGCTGAGTTGCTTAGGGAGGCAGAGAAGTTAATTGAGCAAAAGCTCCACCCCCAGACAATAATCGCGGGGTGGAGGATATCTGTGGAAGCTGCCAAATATGCTCTCGCCGAAGCCAGCTTTGATCACCAGAAGAACATGAACGAAGCAGCACTGAGGACTGACTTGGAGAACATTGCTCGTACCACATTGAGTTCTAAAATTCTGTCAAACCACAAAGA acaTTTTACCAAGTTAGCTGTAGATGCAGTACTCCGATTAAAAGGTTCAGGGAACCTTAAAGCAATCCAAATAATCAAAATTTCTGGTGGACTCTTAGAAGAATCATTCTTGGATGAAGGATTTCTTCTCAACAAAAAG gtTGGAGTCCATCAACCCAAAAGATTGGAAAATGCGAATATTCTGATAGCCAATACTCCCATGGACACTGACAAGATCAAAGTGTTTGGCTCAACAATCAAAGTGGACTCTATGGCTAAGATTGCAGAGCTCGAAGTGGCTGAAAAAGAAAAGATGAAGGATAAGGTTAACCAAATCCTTGCACACAAATGCAATGTATTTATCAATAG gcaGCTCATCTACAATTACCCTGAGCAGTTATTCGCGGACGCTGGTGTCATGGCCATTGAACATGCCGATTTTGATGGAATCGAACGTCTAGCGCTGGTAACTGGTGGCGAAATCGTTTCCACGTTCGATTCTCCTGATAAAGTAAAACTTGGACATTGCAAACTCATTGAACAA GTGCTAATTGGTGATGAATGCCTGATCCGGTTCTCGGGTGTGGAGTTAGGCTCGGCGTGCACCATCGTCATCCGCGGCGCCACGCAGCAGGTCATCGACGAGGCGGAGCGCTCCTTGCACGACGCGCTGTGCGTGCTCGCCGCTACTGTGAAGGAGCCCAAGGTCATCTTTGGCGGTG GTGCGAGCGAGATGTTGATGGCGGATGCAGTGTCCAAAGTGGCAGCGCGAACTGCCGGCAAGGAAGCCCTTGCGACAGAGGCGTTCGCCGTGGCGCTGCGCAGACTGCCCTCCGCGGTCGCCGACAACGCGGGCTACGACAGCGCAGAGCTCATCGCGAGACTGCGGGCGCATCACGCACAGGGAGAGAACACTATGGGACTCG ACATGGATAACGGGCGCGTGGGCGACATGAAGACCCTCGGCATCACAGAGTCCTACGTTGTGAAGCGTCAAGTGTTGTTGTCTGCTGCGGAGGCCGCGGAGATGATACTGCGCGTTGACAACATCCTGAAGGCGGCGCCGCGTAGGCGCGGGCCTGACCGTCGCCCTTGCTAA